The following are from one region of the Gossypium hirsutum isolate 1008001.06 chromosome D03, Gossypium_hirsutum_v2.1, whole genome shotgun sequence genome:
- the LOC107927149 gene encoding lactoylglutathione lyase translates to MASLDSKESPANNPGLHFPPDEATKGYIMQQTMFRIKDPKRTLEFYSRVLGMTLLNKVDVPYMKMTLYMMGYEDVSSAPTDPVEKTIWTFGRPATMELTHFWGTENDPEFKGYHDGNSEPIGFGHIGLTVDDLYKACERFESLGVEFVKKPSDGFAFIKDPDGYWIEIFDLKGIRQIVNSLA, encoded by the exons ATGGCGTCATTGGATTCAAAAGAATCACCTGCCAATAACCCAGGCCTTCATTTTCCCCCTGACGAAGCCACCAAAGGCTACATCATGCAGCAAACC ATGTTTCGTATTAAGGATCCAAAACGCACTCTTGAATTCTATAGTCGTGTTTTGGGCATGAC GTTGCTTAACAAAGTGGATGTTCCATATATGAAAATGACATTGTATATGATGGGATATGAG GATGTTTCATCAGCTCCAACTGACCCAGTTGAGAAAACTATTTGGACATTTGGAAGACCAGCTACTATGGAACTGACACA CTTTTGGGGTACCGAAAACGATCCCGAGTTCAAAGGATATCACGATGGGAATTCGGAACCTATTGGATTTG GGCACATCGGCCTTACCGTGGATGACTTGTACAAGGCATGCGAGAGATTTGAAAGTCTTGGAGTGGAATTTGTCAAAAAACCAAGTGACG GTTTTGCATTCATCAAGGATCCTGATGGTTATTGGATTGAAATCTTTGATTTGAAAGGAATTAGACAAATAGTTAACAGTTTAGCTTGA